From Saccharothrix espanaensis DSM 44229, the proteins below share one genomic window:
- a CDS encoding DUF3000 domain-containing protein — protein MTGLAAEPELFRRAVATLKSVRTRPELEPTEVRPPQRLAPWAFALTAEATGPSDELSTGRLVLLHDPDGVEAWSGVFRLVAYVRVELDPELAADPLLPEVGWSWLVEALEVAGAGFLALGGTVTQTSSARFGDIAGPARTDDLELRASWTARDAELAAHGTAFYEVMATAVGLPPVGVSTLR, from the coding sequence GTGACCGGACTGGCGGCGGAGCCCGAACTGTTCCGGCGGGCGGTGGCGACGCTCAAGTCGGTGCGAACCCGACCCGAGCTGGAGCCGACCGAGGTGCGCCCGCCGCAGCGCTTGGCGCCCTGGGCGTTCGCGCTGACCGCGGAGGCCACCGGCCCGTCCGACGAGCTGTCCACCGGGCGGCTGGTGCTGCTGCACGACCCGGACGGTGTCGAGGCGTGGTCCGGGGTGTTCCGGCTGGTGGCCTACGTGCGGGTGGAACTGGACCCGGAGCTGGCCGCCGACCCGCTGCTGCCCGAGGTCGGCTGGTCGTGGCTGGTGGAGGCGCTGGAAGTGGCCGGGGCGGGCTTCCTGGCGCTGGGCGGCACGGTGACCCAGACCTCGTCGGCCCGGTTCGGCGACATCGCGGGCCCGGCCCGCACCGACGACCTCGAACTGCGCGCCTCGTGGACCGCCCGGGACGCCGAACTGGCCGCCCACGGCACGGCGTTCTACGAGGTCATGGCCACCGCGGTCGGCCTGCCGCCGGTCGGCGTGAGCACCCTTCGCTGA
- a CDS encoding response regulator has translation MAAVGLGQAVRTTPAGSLPANMVPHPREELFSVLVVDDHPLLREAISARLTQMGAGTVHEAASVAEARARALATGPCDLAILDLGLPDGTGIDLVTELRAQGWPRIVVLASSDDPYAVRSAFQAGAQAYLLKSASPMVVTDGVRRVLDGGVYADPSVAPVLAAGTRVPGTDNTPRELSAREVEVLQLVADGQSNKEIGEALSLSALTVKSHLSRIGRKLGTGDRAQMVALAMRAGVIR, from the coding sequence GTGGCTGCCGTCGGCTTAGGTCAGGCCGTTCGTACCACGCCAGCCGGCTCGTTGCCGGCGAACATGGTCCCGCACCCGCGGGAGGAGCTTTTTTCAGTGCTGGTGGTCGACGACCACCCACTGCTGAGGGAGGCGATATCGGCTCGGCTCACCCAGATGGGAGCCGGGACAGTGCATGAGGCGGCTTCGGTCGCGGAGGCTCGGGCGCGGGCACTCGCAACCGGACCGTGCGATCTCGCGATCCTCGATCTGGGTCTGCCGGACGGCACCGGCATCGACCTGGTCACGGAACTCCGTGCCCAGGGCTGGCCCCGCATCGTGGTCCTCGCGTCCTCCGACGACCCCTACGCGGTCAGGTCGGCCTTCCAGGCGGGCGCCCAGGCGTACCTCCTGAAGTCCGCCTCGCCGATGGTGGTCACCGACGGGGTGCGCAGGGTCCTCGACGGCGGCGTCTACGCAGATCCGAGCGTCGCGCCCGTGCTTGCCGCGGGCACCCGGGTGCCGGGCACCGACAACACGCCGCGGGAGCTCTCCGCGCGTGAGGTCGAGGTCCTCCAGCTGGTCGCCGATGGCCAGAGCAACAAGGAGATCGGCGAAGCGCTCAGCCTTTCCGCGCTGACGGTGAAGTCCCACCTGTCGCGGATCGGGCGCAAGCTGGGCACCGGGGATCGGGCTCAGATGGTCGCGCTGGCCATGCGTGCCGGCGTGATCCGCTGA
- a CDS encoding ribonuclease D: MDVPSDEPTEPTGADPVPLTEPADGVPPVVADAQALRRAADALAGATGPVAVDTERASGYRYSQRAYLVQLRRAGAGTVLVDPIALGGRLDPLVEALDGTEWVLHAASQDLPCLAELDLRPSVLFDTELAGRLAGFERVALGTLVERLLGYRLEKGHGAADWSRRPLPADWLNYAALDVELLVELRDVLEAELKKQGKLEWALEEFEAARTAPLPKPRAEPWRRTSGIHRIRSPRQLAAVRSLWETRDALARERDIAPGRVLPDSALVEAAVRNPPDEAGLLALPVFRGRAQRRMVAVWLGALQRAAALPRAELPETSQQHDGPPPANRWSDKDPAAAARLAAARTALTAVAEANTLPVENLLLPDLVRRTCWQPPADTSTEGVAAVLREGGARDWQVGLTAGPLSQALSQAQSQALSQAQPEPPPTS; this comes from the coding sequence GTGGACGTACCCTCCGACGAGCCAACCGAACCAACCGGAGCTGATCCGGTCCCGCTGACGGAACCCGCTGATGGGGTTCCGCCGGTCGTGGCCGACGCTCAGGCGCTCCGGCGTGCCGCTGACGCGCTCGCCGGAGCGACCGGTCCGGTTGCGGTGGACACCGAGCGAGCCTCGGGATACCGCTACTCGCAACGCGCTTACCTGGTGCAACTGCGCCGGGCGGGCGCCGGGACCGTGCTGGTCGATCCGATCGCCCTGGGCGGTCGGCTCGACCCGCTGGTCGAGGCGCTGGACGGAACGGAGTGGGTGCTGCACGCGGCGTCGCAAGACCTGCCGTGCCTCGCCGAACTCGACCTCCGCCCGAGCGTGCTGTTCGACACCGAGCTGGCGGGCAGGCTGGCCGGTTTCGAACGGGTGGCGCTGGGCACGCTCGTGGAGCGATTGCTCGGTTATCGGCTGGAGAAGGGGCACGGCGCGGCCGACTGGTCGCGCCGGCCCCTTCCCGCGGACTGGCTGAACTACGCCGCCCTCGACGTCGAGCTGCTCGTGGAGCTGCGCGACGTCCTGGAGGCGGAGCTCAAGAAGCAGGGCAAGCTCGAATGGGCCCTGGAGGAGTTCGAGGCCGCCCGCACCGCTCCGCTGCCCAAACCGAGGGCGGAGCCGTGGCGGCGCACCTCGGGCATCCACCGCATCCGCAGCCCGCGCCAGCTCGCCGCCGTGCGCTCCCTCTGGGAGACCCGCGACGCGCTGGCCCGGGAACGCGACATCGCACCCGGCCGGGTGCTGCCGGACAGCGCGCTGGTCGAGGCCGCCGTCCGCAACCCGCCCGACGAGGCCGGCCTGCTGGCCCTCCCGGTGTTCCGGGGCCGGGCCCAGCGGCGCATGGTCGCCGTGTGGCTGGGCGCGCTGCAACGCGCCGCCGCCCTGCCGCGCGCCGAACTGCCGGAGACCTCCCAGCAGCACGACGGACCGCCGCCGGCGAACCGGTGGTCGGACAAGGACCCGGCCGCGGCGGCCCGCCTGGCCGCCGCCCGCACGGCGCTGACCGCCGTGGCCGAGGCCAACACGCTGCCGGTGGAGAACCTGCTGCTGCCCGACCTGGTGCGGCGGACCTGCTGGCAGCCGCCGGCCGACACGTCGACCGAGGGCGTGGCCGCGGTGCTGCGCGAGGGCGGGGCGCGCGACTGGCAGGTCGGGCTCACCGCCGGGCCGCTGTCCCAGGCGCTGTCCCAGGCGCAAT
- a CDS encoding dipeptidase — protein sequence MASTTLRGRAEDLLARVPLVDGHNDLPWALRELVAQPHIGEKSTAGDGSSGARQVDLRVLQPALQTDFLRSRQGRLGMQFWSVWVPCSLAGDAAVTAVLEQAELVRELCARYPDVLGFATTADEAWEVFRSGRTASLLGAEGGHSINSSLGALRALRRLGVRYMTLTHNENTPWADSATDTPEHGGLTPFGVEVVREMNRVGMIVDLSHVAETTMNAALDASSLPVLFTHSSCRAVADHPRNVPDAVLERLAGNGGVCMVTFVPSFVSPAHVAWDRQLKEAMAAAGLSHNDMRERERFARKWEVEPPTATLDDVVAHVEHAREVAGIDHIGLGGDYDGVPSQPEGLEDVSSYPNLIGALLERGWSEDDCAKLAGGNALRVLRDNDDVKEG from the coding sequence GTGGCGAGCACCACACTGCGAGGCCGGGCCGAGGATCTGCTGGCCCGCGTGCCCCTCGTCGACGGGCACAACGACCTCCCCTGGGCGCTGCGCGAGCTTGTCGCGCAGCCGCATATCGGTGAAAAGTCAACGGCCGGCGACGGGTCTTCAGGTGCCCGACAGGTGGACCTCCGGGTACTCCAGCCCGCCCTCCAGACCGACTTTTTGCGGTCTCGGCAGGGCCGGTTGGGGATGCAGTTCTGGTCCGTGTGGGTCCCGTGCTCCCTCGCGGGCGACGCAGCCGTCACCGCCGTGCTGGAGCAGGCGGAGTTGGTCCGGGAGCTGTGCGCCCGCTACCCGGACGTCCTCGGGTTCGCCACGACCGCCGACGAGGCCTGGGAGGTGTTCCGGTCCGGCCGGACGGCCTCCCTGCTGGGGGCCGAGGGCGGGCACAGCATCAACTCCTCGCTGGGCGCGCTGCGGGCGCTGCGCCGGCTCGGCGTCCGTTATATGACGCTCACTCACAACGAGAACACCCCGTGGGCCGATTCGGCGACCGACACCCCCGAGCACGGCGGGCTGACGCCGTTCGGCGTCGAGGTCGTGCGCGAGATGAACCGGGTCGGGATGATCGTCGACCTGTCGCACGTCGCCGAGACGACCATGAACGCCGCGCTGGACGCCTCCAGCCTGCCCGTGCTGTTCACCCACTCGTCCTGCCGGGCGGTCGCCGACCACCCGCGCAACGTGCCCGACGCCGTCCTGGAGCGGCTCGCGGGCAACGGGGGCGTGTGCATGGTGACCTTCGTGCCCTCCTTCGTCTCTCCCGCCCACGTGGCGTGGGACCGGCAGCTGAAGGAGGCCATGGCAGCCGCCGGGCTCAGCCACAACGACATGCGGGAGCGCGAGCGTTTCGCGCGCAAGTGGGAGGTCGAGCCGCCCACGGCGACGCTGGACGACGTGGTCGCGCACGTCGAGCACGCGCGCGAGGTCGCCGGGATCGACCACATCGGGCTCGGCGGCGACTACGACGGCGTGCCGTCGCAGCCCGAGGGGCTGGAGGACGTCTCCTCGTACCCGAACCTCATCGGCGCGCTGCTGGAGCGCGGGTGGAGCGAGGACGACTGCGCCAAGCTCGCCGGCGGGAACGCGCTGCGCGTGCTGCGGGACAACGACGACGTCAAGGAAGGCTGA